A stretch of the Panthera uncia isolate 11264 chromosome D1, Puncia_PCG_1.0, whole genome shotgun sequence genome encodes the following:
- the SSH3 gene encoding protein phosphatase Slingshot homolog 3 isoform X1, which yields MALVTVSRSPPASGHSTPVGPTQDQASKQRSRLQRRQSFAVLRGAVLGLQDGEDNGEAADAGPEAVEGPPGEEQPHSDQTDDGQGPQSPQKQEQSQHLHLMVELLRPQDDIRLAAQLEAARPPRLRYLLVVSTREHQSQDETVLLGVDFPDSSSPSCTLGLVLPLWSDTQVYLDGDGGFSVTSGGQSRIFKPISIQTMWATLQVLHQACEAALGSGLVPGGSALTWAGYYQDRLSSDQSCLNEWMAMADLESLRPPSAEPGRPSEQEQMEQAIRAELWEVLDTSDLESVTSKEIRQALELRLGRPLQQYRDFIDNQMLLLMAQQDRASRIFPHLYLGSEWNAANLEELQRNRVSHILNVAREIDNFYPDRFIYHNVRLWDEESAQLLPHWKETHGFVEAARAQGTRVLVHCKMGVSRSAATVIAYAMKQYGWSLEQALRHVQELRPIARPNPGFLRQLQTYQGILTASRQSHIWEQKVGGASPEEPLAPETSTPFPPLPPEPGGSGEVKAMGLEESQSALKEEPGPRPRINLRGVMRSISLLEPSSELESISGASDLPEVFSSNESSEEDPPVPFPQLSKAKGGEPGPKGPWPALKSHQSVVALNSAALVASRTRALQEQAEAGRSSTSRLRKVVRQASVDGSGEEGEA from the exons ATGGCCCTGGTCACAGTGAGCCGCTCCCCTCCGGCCAGCGGCCACTCCACGCCTGTAGGGCCCACG CAGGACCAGGCATCCAAGCAGAGAAGCCGGCTCCAGCGAAG GCAGAGCTTTGCAGTGCTCCGTGGGGCTGTCCTGGGACTGCAGGACGGAGAGGACAATGGAGAAGCAGCTGACGCTGGCCCTGAGGCAGTGGAGGGACCCCCGGGGGAAGAACAGCCCCACAGCGACCAGACAGACGATGGGCAGGGGCCCCAGAGTCCCCAGAAGCAGGAGCAGAGTCAGCACCTGCACCTCATGGTGGAGCTGCTGAGGCCACAGGACGACATCCGCCTG GCAGCCCAGCTGGAGGCGGCACGGCCCCCTCGGCTCCGCTACCTGCTGGTAGTTTCCACAAGAGAACATCAGAGCCAGGATGAGACAGTCCTCTTGGGAGTGGATTTCCCCGACAGCAG CTCCCCGAGCTGCACCCTGGGCCTGGTCTTACCTCTCTGGAGTGACACCCAGGTGTACCTAGATGGAGACGG GGGCTTCAGTGTGACGTCCGGTGGGCAGAGCCGAATCTTCAAGCCCATCTCCATCCAGACCATGTG GGCCACACTCCAGGTGTTGCACCAGGCATGTGAGGCGGCTCTTGGCAGCGGTCTTGTGCCAGGGGGTAGTGCCCTTACCTGGGCTGGATACTACCAGGACAGACTGAGCTCTGACCAGAGCTGCCTCAACGAGTGGATGGCCATGGCCGACCTGGAATCCCTGCGGCCTCCCAGCGCCGAGCCTGGCCG GCCCTCAGAGCAGGAGCAGATGGAGCAGGCGATCCGGGCTGAGCTGTGGGAGGTGCTGGACACCAGCGACCTGGAGAGCGTCACTTCCAAAGAG ATCCGCCAGGCCCTGGAGTTGCGCCTGGGCCGTCCTCTCCAACAGTACCGCGACTTCATTGATAACCAGATGCTGCTGCTCATGGCCCAGCAGGACCGCGCCTCCCGCATCTTCCCCCACCTCTACCTG GGCTCAGAGTGGAATGCGGCAAACCTGGAGGAGCTACAGAGGAACAG GGTCAGCCACATCTTGAACGTGGCCCGCGAGATTGACAACTTCTACCCCGATCGCTTCATCTACCACAACGTGCGCCTCTGGGATGAGGAGTCAGCCCAGCTGCTACCCCACTGGAAGGAGACGCACGGCTTCGTGGAGGCCGCGAG AGCACAGGGCACTCGGGTGCTAGTCCACTGCAAGATGGGCGTCAGCCGCTCAGCTGCCACGGTGATAGCTTATGCCATGAAGCAGTATGGCTGGAGTCTGGAGCAGGCTCTGCGCCACGTGCAGGAGCTCCGGCCCATCGCCCGCCCCAACCCCGGCTTTCTGCGCCAGCTGCAGACCTACCAGGGCATCTTGACCGCCAG CCGGCAGAGCCACATCTGGGAGCAGAAAGTGGGTGGGGCTTCCCCGGAGGAGCCCCTCGCCCCGGAGACGTCTACACCATTCCCACCTCTTCCGCCGGAAccagggggcagtggggaggtgaAGGCTATGGGTTTGGAGGAGAGCCAGTCAGCCCTGAAAGAGGAGCCTGGGCCACGGCCCCGTATCAACCTCCGAGGGGTCATGAGGTCCATCAGCCTCCTGGAGCCTTCCTCGGAGCTGGAAAGCATTTCAGGGGCCAGTGACCTGCCAGAG GTGTTTTCTTCAAACGAGTCTTCAGAAGAAGACCCTCCGGTGCCCTTCCCTCAGCTCTCAAAGGCCAAGGGAGGCGAGCCGGGTCCCAAGGGGCCTTGGCCTGCCCTGAAGTCCCACCAGTCTGTGGTTGCCCTCAACAGCGCCGCCCTGGTGGCCAGCCGGACCCGGGCCTTGCAGGAGCAGGCAGAGGCCGGCCGTTCCTCCACATCCAGGCTCCGGAAGGTGGTGAGGCAGGCCAGTGTGGatggcagtggggaggagggcgAGGCTTGA
- the SSH3 gene encoding protein phosphatase Slingshot homolog 3 isoform X2 — MALVTVSRSPPASGHSTPVGPTDQASKQRSRLQRRQSFAVLRGAVLGLQDGEDNGEAADAGPEAVEGPPGEEQPHSDQTDDGQGPQSPQKQEQSQHLHLMVELLRPQDDIRLAAQLEAARPPRLRYLLVVSTREHQSQDETVLLGVDFPDSSSPSCTLGLVLPLWSDTQVYLDGDGGFSVTSGGQSRIFKPISIQTMWATLQVLHQACEAALGSGLVPGGSALTWAGYYQDRLSSDQSCLNEWMAMADLESLRPPSAEPGRPSEQEQMEQAIRAELWEVLDTSDLESVTSKEIRQALELRLGRPLQQYRDFIDNQMLLLMAQQDRASRIFPHLYLGSEWNAANLEELQRNRVSHILNVAREIDNFYPDRFIYHNVRLWDEESAQLLPHWKETHGFVEAARAQGTRVLVHCKMGVSRSAATVIAYAMKQYGWSLEQALRHVQELRPIARPNPGFLRQLQTYQGILTASRQSHIWEQKVGGASPEEPLAPETSTPFPPLPPEPGGSGEVKAMGLEESQSALKEEPGPRPRINLRGVMRSISLLEPSSELESISGASDLPEVFSSNESSEEDPPVPFPQLSKAKGGEPGPKGPWPALKSHQSVVALNSAALVASRTRALQEQAEAGRSSTSRLRKVVRQASVDGSGEEGEA, encoded by the exons ATGGCCCTGGTCACAGTGAGCCGCTCCCCTCCGGCCAGCGGCCACTCCACGCCTGTAGGGCCCACG GACCAGGCATCCAAGCAGAGAAGCCGGCTCCAGCGAAG GCAGAGCTTTGCAGTGCTCCGTGGGGCTGTCCTGGGACTGCAGGACGGAGAGGACAATGGAGAAGCAGCTGACGCTGGCCCTGAGGCAGTGGAGGGACCCCCGGGGGAAGAACAGCCCCACAGCGACCAGACAGACGATGGGCAGGGGCCCCAGAGTCCCCAGAAGCAGGAGCAGAGTCAGCACCTGCACCTCATGGTGGAGCTGCTGAGGCCACAGGACGACATCCGCCTG GCAGCCCAGCTGGAGGCGGCACGGCCCCCTCGGCTCCGCTACCTGCTGGTAGTTTCCACAAGAGAACATCAGAGCCAGGATGAGACAGTCCTCTTGGGAGTGGATTTCCCCGACAGCAG CTCCCCGAGCTGCACCCTGGGCCTGGTCTTACCTCTCTGGAGTGACACCCAGGTGTACCTAGATGGAGACGG GGGCTTCAGTGTGACGTCCGGTGGGCAGAGCCGAATCTTCAAGCCCATCTCCATCCAGACCATGTG GGCCACACTCCAGGTGTTGCACCAGGCATGTGAGGCGGCTCTTGGCAGCGGTCTTGTGCCAGGGGGTAGTGCCCTTACCTGGGCTGGATACTACCAGGACAGACTGAGCTCTGACCAGAGCTGCCTCAACGAGTGGATGGCCATGGCCGACCTGGAATCCCTGCGGCCTCCCAGCGCCGAGCCTGGCCG GCCCTCAGAGCAGGAGCAGATGGAGCAGGCGATCCGGGCTGAGCTGTGGGAGGTGCTGGACACCAGCGACCTGGAGAGCGTCACTTCCAAAGAG ATCCGCCAGGCCCTGGAGTTGCGCCTGGGCCGTCCTCTCCAACAGTACCGCGACTTCATTGATAACCAGATGCTGCTGCTCATGGCCCAGCAGGACCGCGCCTCCCGCATCTTCCCCCACCTCTACCTG GGCTCAGAGTGGAATGCGGCAAACCTGGAGGAGCTACAGAGGAACAG GGTCAGCCACATCTTGAACGTGGCCCGCGAGATTGACAACTTCTACCCCGATCGCTTCATCTACCACAACGTGCGCCTCTGGGATGAGGAGTCAGCCCAGCTGCTACCCCACTGGAAGGAGACGCACGGCTTCGTGGAGGCCGCGAG AGCACAGGGCACTCGGGTGCTAGTCCACTGCAAGATGGGCGTCAGCCGCTCAGCTGCCACGGTGATAGCTTATGCCATGAAGCAGTATGGCTGGAGTCTGGAGCAGGCTCTGCGCCACGTGCAGGAGCTCCGGCCCATCGCCCGCCCCAACCCCGGCTTTCTGCGCCAGCTGCAGACCTACCAGGGCATCTTGACCGCCAG CCGGCAGAGCCACATCTGGGAGCAGAAAGTGGGTGGGGCTTCCCCGGAGGAGCCCCTCGCCCCGGAGACGTCTACACCATTCCCACCTCTTCCGCCGGAAccagggggcagtggggaggtgaAGGCTATGGGTTTGGAGGAGAGCCAGTCAGCCCTGAAAGAGGAGCCTGGGCCACGGCCCCGTATCAACCTCCGAGGGGTCATGAGGTCCATCAGCCTCCTGGAGCCTTCCTCGGAGCTGGAAAGCATTTCAGGGGCCAGTGACCTGCCAGAG GTGTTTTCTTCAAACGAGTCTTCAGAAGAAGACCCTCCGGTGCCCTTCCCTCAGCTCTCAAAGGCCAAGGGAGGCGAGCCGGGTCCCAAGGGGCCTTGGCCTGCCCTGAAGTCCCACCAGTCTGTGGTTGCCCTCAACAGCGCCGCCCTGGTGGCCAGCCGGACCCGGGCCTTGCAGGAGCAGGCAGAGGCCGGCCGTTCCTCCACATCCAGGCTCCGGAAGGTGGTGAGGCAGGCCAGTGTGGatggcagtggggaggagggcgAGGCTTGA
- the SSH3 gene encoding protein phosphatase Slingshot homolog 3 isoform X3 codes for MALVTVSRSPPASGHSTPVGPTQDQASKQRSRLQRRQSFAVLRGAVLGLQDGEDNGEAADAGPEAVEGPPGEEQPHSDQTDDGQGPQSPQKQEQSQHLHLMVELLRPQDDIRLAAQLEAARPPRLRYLLVVSTREHQSQDETVLLGVDFPDSSSPSCTLGLVLPLWSDTQVYLDGDGGFSVTSGGQSRIFKPISIQTMWATLQVLHQACEAALGSGLVPGGSALTWAGYYQDRLSSDQSCLNEWMAMADLESLRPPSAEPGRPSEQEQMEQAIRAELWEVLDTSDLESVTSKEIRQALELRLGRPLQQYRDFIDNQMLLLMAQQDRASRIFPHLYLGSEWNAANLEELQRNRVSHILNVAREIDNFYPDRFIYHNVRLWDEESAQLLPHWKETHGFVEAARAQGTRVLVHCKMGVSRSAATVIAYAMKQYGWSLEQALRHVQELRPIARPNPGFLRQLQTYQGILTASRQSHIWEQKVGGASPEEPLAPETSTPFPPLPPEPGGSGEVKAMGLEESQSALKEEPGPRPRINLRGVMRSISLLEPSSELESISGASDLPEGQGCPAMARASSPGRELDTQLPTPDEVEKMLCGPSQI; via the exons ATGGCCCTGGTCACAGTGAGCCGCTCCCCTCCGGCCAGCGGCCACTCCACGCCTGTAGGGCCCACG CAGGACCAGGCATCCAAGCAGAGAAGCCGGCTCCAGCGAAG GCAGAGCTTTGCAGTGCTCCGTGGGGCTGTCCTGGGACTGCAGGACGGAGAGGACAATGGAGAAGCAGCTGACGCTGGCCCTGAGGCAGTGGAGGGACCCCCGGGGGAAGAACAGCCCCACAGCGACCAGACAGACGATGGGCAGGGGCCCCAGAGTCCCCAGAAGCAGGAGCAGAGTCAGCACCTGCACCTCATGGTGGAGCTGCTGAGGCCACAGGACGACATCCGCCTG GCAGCCCAGCTGGAGGCGGCACGGCCCCCTCGGCTCCGCTACCTGCTGGTAGTTTCCACAAGAGAACATCAGAGCCAGGATGAGACAGTCCTCTTGGGAGTGGATTTCCCCGACAGCAG CTCCCCGAGCTGCACCCTGGGCCTGGTCTTACCTCTCTGGAGTGACACCCAGGTGTACCTAGATGGAGACGG GGGCTTCAGTGTGACGTCCGGTGGGCAGAGCCGAATCTTCAAGCCCATCTCCATCCAGACCATGTG GGCCACACTCCAGGTGTTGCACCAGGCATGTGAGGCGGCTCTTGGCAGCGGTCTTGTGCCAGGGGGTAGTGCCCTTACCTGGGCTGGATACTACCAGGACAGACTGAGCTCTGACCAGAGCTGCCTCAACGAGTGGATGGCCATGGCCGACCTGGAATCCCTGCGGCCTCCCAGCGCCGAGCCTGGCCG GCCCTCAGAGCAGGAGCAGATGGAGCAGGCGATCCGGGCTGAGCTGTGGGAGGTGCTGGACACCAGCGACCTGGAGAGCGTCACTTCCAAAGAG ATCCGCCAGGCCCTGGAGTTGCGCCTGGGCCGTCCTCTCCAACAGTACCGCGACTTCATTGATAACCAGATGCTGCTGCTCATGGCCCAGCAGGACCGCGCCTCCCGCATCTTCCCCCACCTCTACCTG GGCTCAGAGTGGAATGCGGCAAACCTGGAGGAGCTACAGAGGAACAG GGTCAGCCACATCTTGAACGTGGCCCGCGAGATTGACAACTTCTACCCCGATCGCTTCATCTACCACAACGTGCGCCTCTGGGATGAGGAGTCAGCCCAGCTGCTACCCCACTGGAAGGAGACGCACGGCTTCGTGGAGGCCGCGAG AGCACAGGGCACTCGGGTGCTAGTCCACTGCAAGATGGGCGTCAGCCGCTCAGCTGCCACGGTGATAGCTTATGCCATGAAGCAGTATGGCTGGAGTCTGGAGCAGGCTCTGCGCCACGTGCAGGAGCTCCGGCCCATCGCCCGCCCCAACCCCGGCTTTCTGCGCCAGCTGCAGACCTACCAGGGCATCTTGACCGCCAG CCGGCAGAGCCACATCTGGGAGCAGAAAGTGGGTGGGGCTTCCCCGGAGGAGCCCCTCGCCCCGGAGACGTCTACACCATTCCCACCTCTTCCGCCGGAAccagggggcagtggggaggtgaAGGCTATGGGTTTGGAGGAGAGCCAGTCAGCCCTGAAAGAGGAGCCTGGGCCACGGCCCCGTATCAACCTCCGAGGGGTCATGAGGTCCATCAGCCTCCTGGAGCCTTCCTCGGAGCTGGAAAGCATTTCAGGGGCCAGTGACCTGCCAGAG GGGCAGGGCTGCCCAGCCATGGCACGAGCATCCTCCCCAGGCCGAGAGCTGGACACCCAACTGCCAACCCCAGATGAGGTGGAGAAGATGCTCTGTGGCCCCTCCCAAATCTGA